The following are encoded together in the Pyramidobacter piscolens W5455 genome:
- a CDS encoding FecCD family ABC transporter permease, producing MLRRERLPSLAYEAYVGRKKLFLLGLGGLCLLLGLLSVAWGAVRIPVSEVIEVLLGGGGGRGKVIVVNIRLPQTLAAMLAGGGLSLAGVAMQAVLRNPLGSPFTLGISNAAAFGAAFSIIVLGSGTMQSSAADAVTIMNHWLTTGAAFAAALVCMGVVLFIVSATGGAGEVMVLAGVALSSLFIAGTMFLQYFADDAQLAATVFWTFGDVSRASWREIPMMSALLALSSALFFYRRFDLNALCCGDETALSLGVSAFRVRLEAMVVASLLAAVMVAFLGVIGFVGLVCPHMLRRFLGGDHRFLIPGSVLLGAALLTGADMGARLLLAPRLLPVSVFTAFMGAPVFLALLMKRRAKR from the coding sequence GTGCTTCGGCGGGAACGTCTCCCTTCGTTGGCGTACGAAGCCTACGTCGGCCGTAAAAAACTTTTCCTTCTCGGATTGGGCGGGCTTTGTTTGCTTCTCGGCCTGCTGTCCGTCGCCTGGGGAGCCGTCAGGATCCCCGTCTCCGAGGTGATCGAGGTCCTTCTCGGCGGCGGGGGAGGGCGGGGCAAGGTGATCGTCGTGAATATCCGCCTGCCCCAGACTCTGGCCGCCATGCTGGCGGGAGGCGGGCTGTCGCTCGCGGGAGTGGCCATGCAGGCGGTGCTGCGCAATCCATTGGGCTCTCCGTTCACGTTGGGGATCTCCAACGCGGCCGCTTTCGGCGCGGCCTTTTCGATCATCGTTCTCGGGTCGGGGACGATGCAGAGTTCCGCGGCGGACGCCGTGACGATCATGAATCACTGGCTCACGACGGGGGCGGCGTTCGCCGCCGCGCTCGTTTGCATGGGCGTCGTGCTTTTTATCGTCTCCGCGACGGGCGGCGCCGGCGAAGTCATGGTGCTGGCGGGCGTGGCTTTGAGTTCGCTGTTTATCGCCGGGACCATGTTTCTTCAGTATTTCGCCGACGACGCCCAGCTGGCGGCTACCGTCTTCTGGACTTTCGGCGACGTCTCGCGCGCGTCGTGGCGCGAGATCCCCATGATGTCGGCTCTGTTGGCTCTTTCTTCGGCGTTGTTCTTTTACAGGCGCTTCGATCTGAACGCTTTGTGCTGCGGCGATGAGACCGCCCTGTCGCTGGGCGTCTCGGCTTTCCGGGTCCGTCTCGAAGCCATGGTCGTGGCATCGCTGCTTGCGGCCGTCATGGTCGCGTTTCTCGGCGTGATCGGTTTCGTCGGGCTTGTCTGTCCTCATATGCTGCGTCGTTTTCTCGGGGGCGATCATCGTTTCCTGATTCCCGGCTCGGTCCTGCTGGGAGCGGCCCTTTTGACGGGCGCCGACATGGGAGCGCGGCTTCTGCTCGCGCCGCGTCTTCTTCCCGTCTCCGTCTTTACGGCGTTCATGGGCGCGCCGGTATTTCTGGCCCTGCTGATGAAAAGGAGAGCGAAAAGATGA
- a CDS encoding iron ABC transporter substrate-binding protein: MKIRTKYLAFLAALILCASAACGAEMTVTDCLGRSVTVPAAPERIIGSGSGALRLLTYLQANDRVIAVDSIEKRNDPPPGKASRPYALAHPEFAGLPLFGEFRGKDNPELIAGLSPQPQVIFKVSPLSGPHPDQLTAKTGIPVIGLEYGNLSDKKVQFYATLRLMGKVLDKEQRAEEVVAFFEGHLAELRRRTAGIPEEERRSCYIGGVSMRGTHGFTSTEIGYPPFLYTGAKNVAADGSGKSETVSVAKEKILQWDPQVVFMDINTLRAKGEAGGLRQLSFDPVYVELSAVKSGEIWSVLPYNSYTINYGSVLVNSYFVGKTLYPERFADVEIASVADEIYSFLVGKPLYAQISEALSGKIFSRLNLEGK; the protein is encoded by the coding sequence ATGAAAATTCGAACGAAATATCTTGCGTTCCTTGCGGCGCTCATACTGTGCGCGTCTGCGGCCTGCGGCGCGGAAATGACGGTGACCGACTGCCTCGGACGTTCCGTAACCGTCCCCGCCGCGCCGGAACGGATCATTGGCTCCGGCTCCGGCGCCTTGAGGCTGCTGACCTACCTTCAGGCGAACGATCGCGTGATCGCGGTGGATTCCATCGAGAAACGCAACGATCCGCCGCCGGGCAAAGCCTCGCGCCCTTATGCTCTGGCTCATCCTGAGTTTGCCGGTCTGCCTCTTTTCGGCGAGTTTCGCGGCAAGGACAATCCCGAACTGATTGCCGGACTTTCCCCGCAACCGCAGGTGATTTTCAAAGTGTCGCCTCTTTCCGGTCCTCATCCCGACCAGCTGACGGCCAAAACGGGGATCCCCGTGATCGGCCTGGAATACGGAAATCTGAGCGACAAAAAGGTACAGTTCTACGCGACGCTGCGGCTGATGGGGAAAGTTCTTGACAAGGAACAGCGGGCGGAAGAAGTGGTGGCCTTCTTCGAAGGTCACTTGGCGGAACTGCGCCGGAGGACTGCCGGCATTCCCGAAGAAGAACGCAGAAGCTGCTATATCGGCGGCGTATCCATGCGCGGCACTCATGGGTTCACCTCGACGGAGATCGGCTATCCGCCGTTCCTCTACACCGGCGCGAAAAACGTGGCCGCCGACGGTTCCGGCAAATCGGAGACGGTCAGCGTCGCCAAGGAAAAAATCCTGCAATGGGATCCCCAAGTCGTTTTCATGGACATCAACACGCTGCGGGCGAAAGGGGAGGCCGGCGGACTCCGGCAGCTCAGTTTCGATCCCGTCTACGTCGAACTGTCGGCCGTCAAAAGCGGCGAAATCTGGAGCGTGCTTCCCTACAACTCGTACACGATCAATTACGGTTCCGTGCTGGTCAACAGCTATTTCGTGGGAAAAACTCTCTATCCCGAGCGTTTCGCCGACGTCGAGATCGCGTCCGTCGCCGACGAGATCTATTCTTTCCTTGTCGGAAAACCGCTCTACGCTCAGATCAGCGAAGCCCTTTCCGGCAAAATTTTCTCCCGTCTGAACCTTGAAGGGAAATAA
- a CDS encoding FmdE family protein, whose translation MASLKIPPELTPVIAFHGHLCPGLLIGWRASRMAMKLLNLSRDVDEEIAAIVENDACGVDAVQAVLGCTFGKGNFIFRDYGKHAYTVFRHSDGSGVRLVYRSPESELSRDEHTRRLLTESDEVLFDVKKPEEAIPQRARIHDSENCSVCGEKVMVTRLETRADGRKVCVPCAAKLRRMAQ comes from the coding sequence ATGGCTTCGTTGAAAATTCCACCGGAACTGACGCCTGTCATCGCTTTTCACGGACATCTCTGTCCCGGCCTGCTGATCGGCTGGCGCGCTTCTCGAATGGCAATGAAGCTGCTGAATCTGTCCCGCGACGTGGATGAGGAAATTGCAGCGATCGTCGAAAACGACGCCTGCGGCGTGGATGCGGTACAAGCCGTCCTCGGCTGCACTTTTGGAAAGGGAAATTTCATTTTTCGCGACTACGGCAAGCATGCGTACACGGTCTTTCGTCATTCCGACGGCAGCGGCGTGAGGCTCGTTTACCGTTCTCCCGAAAGCGAACTTTCACGTGACGAGCATACGCGCCGTCTTTTAACCGAATCGGACGAAGTCCTGTTCGACGTGAAGAAGCCCGAAGAGGCGATCCCGCAGAGAGCGCGCATTCATGACTCGGAAAACTGTTCCGTCTGCGGCGAGAAAGTCATGGTCACCCGCCTCGAGACGCGCGCGGACGGGCGAAAAGTCTGCGTGCCGTGCGCGGCGAAGCTTCGGAGGATGGCGCAATGA
- a CDS encoding YerC/YecD family TrpR-related protein: MEKWKDELTEQLASAFLSLNTVEEVYDFLEDVATIGEIKALSQRLEVARLLRQNHTYPQIAQRTGASTATISRVRKFLDYGADGYGIVLNRLEENGKKRRE; this comes from the coding sequence ATGGAAAAATGGAAGGACGAACTGACAGAGCAGCTTGCTTCTGCGTTTCTTTCCCTGAACACGGTGGAAGAAGTGTATGATTTTCTCGAAGATGTGGCGACCATCGGCGAAATCAAGGCTCTTTCACAACGCTTGGAAGTGGCGCGATTGTTGCGCCAGAATCACACGTATCCGCAAATAGCGCAAAGGACCGGCGCCAGTACGGCGACGATCAGCCGCGTGCGTAAATTTCTCGACTACGGCGCCGACGGGTATGGAATCGTGCTGAATAGACTCGAAGAGAACGGGAAAAAGCGTCGCGAATAA
- a CDS encoding replication-associated recombination protein A, which translates to MEELNLFESEQTQPLAARLRPRSLDEFVGQTHLLGPDKILRRLIVNDTISSMIFWGPPGVGKTTLARIIANQTKAEFINFSAVTSGIKEIRTVMQQAESNRAFGGKTIVFVDEIHRFNKAQQDAFLPFVEKGSIILIGATTENPSFEVNGALLSRCKVFVLQALTTDELVSLLQRALADPRGFGRQNVRIAPELLEMIANFANGDARSALSTLEMVVLNGNRADGETEVTPEVLEQCLSKKSLLYDKKGEEHYNLISALHKSMRNSDPDAAVYWLARMLEAGEDPLYVARRIVRFASEDVGLADPRALELAVAAYQACHFLGMPECSVHLTQAAVYLSLAPKSNALYRAYESARHDAISQLAEPVPLVIRNAPTKLMKELDYGKGYQYAHDAAEKLTGMQCLPDSLLGKTYYEPTEQGLEAKYKARLEFIKDWKAKHGS; encoded by the coding sequence ATGGAAGAACTCAACTTGTTTGAAAGCGAGCAGACGCAGCCTCTTGCCGCCCGCCTCAGGCCGCGGAGCCTGGACGAGTTCGTCGGGCAGACGCACCTGCTGGGGCCGGATAAAATCCTGCGCCGCCTGATCGTCAACGATACCATTTCCTCGATGATCTTCTGGGGACCGCCGGGCGTCGGCAAAACCACGCTGGCCCGCATCATCGCCAACCAGACCAAGGCGGAGTTCATCAACTTTTCGGCGGTGACCAGCGGCATCAAGGAAATACGCACCGTGATGCAGCAGGCCGAGAGCAACCGCGCTTTCGGCGGCAAGACCATCGTCTTCGTCGACGAGATCCACCGTTTCAACAAGGCGCAGCAGGACGCCTTCCTGCCGTTCGTCGAGAAAGGGAGCATCATCCTCATCGGCGCGACGACGGAAAATCCCTCCTTTGAGGTCAACGGCGCTCTTCTGTCCCGCTGCAAGGTCTTCGTGCTGCAGGCGCTCACAACGGATGAGCTGGTCTCTTTGCTGCAGCGGGCGCTTGCCGACCCGCGCGGCTTCGGCCGCCAAAACGTGCGCATCGCTCCCGAACTGCTGGAAATGATCGCCAACTTCGCCAACGGCGACGCCCGTTCGGCCCTGTCAACGCTGGAAATGGTCGTGTTGAACGGCAATCGTGCCGACGGCGAAACCGAGGTCACGCCGGAGGTGCTGGAGCAGTGCCTCTCCAAGAAATCGCTGCTGTACGACAAAAAGGGCGAAGAACATTACAACCTCATCTCGGCGCTCCACAAGTCGATGCGCAATTCCGACCCCGACGCCGCGGTTTACTGGCTGGCGCGAATGCTCGAGGCGGGAGAAGACCCGCTCTACGTGGCGCGCCGGATCGTGCGCTTCGCCAGCGAAGACGTCGGGCTGGCCGATCCGAGAGCGCTGGAACTGGCGGTGGCGGCCTATCAGGCCTGCCATTTCCTCGGCATGCCCGAGTGTTCCGTCCATCTCACCCAAGCGGCCGTCTACCTCTCGCTGGCGCCCAAGTCGAACGCCCTCTACCGCGCCTATGAGTCGGCCCGGCACGACGCGATCTCCCAATTGGCCGAGCCCGTCCCGCTCGTGATCCGCAACGCTCCGACCAAGCTGATGAAGGAGCTCGATTACGGCAAAGGCTACCAGTACGCCCACGACGCCGCGGAAAAATTGACCGGCATGCAGTGCCTGCCGGATTCGCTGCTGGGAAAAACTTATTACGAACCGACGGAGCAGGGGCTTGAAGCGAAGTACAAAGCGCGCCTCGAGTTCATCAAAGATTGGAAAGCCAAGCACGGCAGTTGA
- a CDS encoding endonuclease III domain-containing protein, which yields MSRVDVGKKVAPGRIEAPSITAVLEILEQLWKQGTDSAKIVYEEPLDGLIETVLSQNTNDRNRDMAFERLKSRYGSWDRVAALPQDRIAEAIKPAGICNNKAATILRVLKTVKERFGEYSLKRLKSGTPAAAWDFMTHIQGVGPKTAACVLAFDLGFPAFPVDTHVARISKRLGWADAKETPAEIQARLERLVPDGMKCAGHLDVIQHGKNICKARAPKCGECPLRGICPSSEA from the coding sequence ATGAGCCGGGTCGACGTGGGCAAAAAAGTTGCGCCCGGACGGATCGAAGCGCCGTCGATCACGGCCGTGCTGGAGATTCTGGAGCAGCTCTGGAAACAGGGGACGGACTCGGCCAAAATCGTCTATGAAGAGCCGCTCGACGGGCTGATCGAGACGGTGCTGTCGCAGAACACCAACGACCGCAACCGCGACATGGCCTTCGAGCGCCTGAAATCCCGGTACGGCAGCTGGGATCGCGTCGCCGCGCTGCCGCAGGACCGGATCGCCGAGGCGATCAAGCCGGCGGGAATCTGCAACAACAAAGCGGCGACGATCCTGCGCGTGCTGAAAACCGTGAAAGAGCGCTTCGGCGAATATTCGCTCAAACGCCTGAAAAGCGGTACGCCCGCCGCGGCCTGGGATTTTATGACGCACATCCAGGGCGTCGGCCCGAAAACGGCCGCCTGCGTGCTCGCTTTCGATCTCGGTTTTCCGGCCTTTCCCGTGGACACGCATGTGGCGCGCATCTCGAAGCGGCTCGGCTGGGCCGACGCCAAAGAGACGCCTGCGGAGATCCAGGCCCGCCTCGAACGGCTTGTGCCCGACGGGATGAAGTGCGCCGGGCACCTGGACGTGATCCAGCACGGAAAAAACATCTGCAAGGCCCGAGCGCCGAAGTGCGGCGAATGTCCCCTCAGGGGCATCTGTCCTTCCAGCGAAGCCTGA
- a CDS encoding Lon protease family protein: protein MKIRARKLTAAQVRRKTDPKVLRCSSSAELEGLTHFIGQERAVKSIDFGLAVKSTGYNVFIVGPQGSGRTSYALKSVREKAARLPAPNDWIYVNNFDEPATPLAIDLPAGQAKKAEEDFDKLIEELKSVISGAFEKSSYEDAKAQEISSFQDQISKMMNHVREEAEKDGFLVKRTPQGFVNIPLKIVKNGKGKKEFKELQTDEFEALPRKEQKRLKSVSDALTSKTLEVLRQIREKERALKAKLSDMEAEICRTAIGPYLDEIREKYGQTKKFAQWIDSLERQIVANYALFIAAARDESGEVDFTPYRINVFVGNDPKGGAPAVWETNPTFYNIAGKMEYESRQGYYYTDFTRIVSGALHRANGGYLILDAEELLRNFMSYDLLKRVLRSGLLTVENLSDQYSVMPITTPRPEAIPIKTKVILVGSYYIYYLLREYDPDFPKFFKTVAEFDCEMPRTPENEWDMARFVKTTAEQDGCLPFNKKALAELIEWASRLADDQNKLSTQFNRLKEYVVESSAWALSEGAKSVDRKHVLRAIQEKRYRSSQTEEKIRAAFAEDIIRIDTDGAVVGQINGLAVVSFAEVSFGHPARITANTFMGQEGVINIEREILMAGPIHNKGLLTLSSYLGRVYAQDMPLTLSARLSFEQNYGGIDGDSASSTELYCLLSSLADVPIAQNIAVTGSVDQFGNIQPIGGVNEKIEGFFSYCLARGLTGSQGVLIPWQNERHLMLNHDVVEAIRRKQFHIWSVKTIDEGIELLTGRPAGKRRADGTYPEDSIHGRAMAKLKRWIEKSAALSRGQKGNAPSALSRERKQ from the coding sequence ATGAAAATACGGGCCCGGAAATTGACGGCGGCGCAGGTGCGAAGAAAGACGGATCCCAAGGTGCTGCGCTGTTCTTCTTCTGCGGAGCTGGAAGGCTTGACTCATTTTATCGGACAGGAGCGGGCTGTCAAATCGATCGATTTCGGCCTTGCCGTCAAGAGCACCGGCTACAACGTCTTTATCGTCGGGCCGCAGGGCAGCGGACGCACGAGTTACGCGCTGAAAAGCGTGCGCGAAAAAGCGGCCCGCCTGCCGGCGCCCAACGACTGGATCTACGTCAACAATTTCGACGAGCCGGCGACGCCTTTGGCCATCGACCTGCCGGCCGGGCAGGCGAAAAAAGCCGAGGAAGACTTCGACAAGCTGATCGAAGAACTGAAGTCCGTGATCAGCGGCGCCTTCGAGAAAAGCAGCTACGAAGACGCCAAAGCGCAGGAAATCAGCTCGTTTCAGGACCAGATCTCGAAGATGATGAATCACGTTCGCGAAGAGGCCGAAAAGGACGGTTTCCTCGTCAAGCGCACGCCGCAGGGGTTTGTGAACATTCCTCTCAAAATCGTCAAGAACGGCAAAGGCAAAAAAGAGTTCAAGGAACTTCAGACCGACGAATTCGAAGCGCTGCCGCGGAAAGAGCAGAAGCGCCTCAAGAGCGTGTCCGACGCCCTGACCTCGAAAACTCTGGAAGTGCTGCGGCAGATCCGGGAGAAGGAGCGCGCGCTCAAGGCCAAGCTTTCGGATATGGAAGCCGAGATCTGCCGCACGGCGATCGGCCCTTACCTGGACGAGATCCGGGAAAAATACGGACAGACGAAGAAGTTCGCCCAATGGATCGATTCGCTGGAGCGCCAGATCGTCGCCAATTACGCGCTGTTCATTGCCGCCGCCCGCGACGAGAGCGGCGAAGTGGATTTCACGCCGTACAGGATCAACGTCTTCGTCGGCAACGATCCCAAGGGCGGCGCGCCGGCCGTGTGGGAGACCAACCCGACTTTTTACAACATCGCCGGCAAGATGGAGTACGAGAGCCGCCAGGGATACTATTATACCGACTTCACGCGGATCGTGAGCGGCGCGCTGCATCGGGCCAACGGCGGCTATCTGATCCTCGACGCGGAAGAGCTGCTGCGCAATTTCATGTCCTACGACCTGTTGAAGCGCGTGCTGCGCTCCGGCCTGCTCACGGTCGAGAACCTCAGCGACCAGTACAGCGTCATGCCGATCACGACGCCGCGCCCGGAAGCGATCCCCATCAAGACGAAAGTGATCCTCGTCGGCAGTTATTACATTTATTATCTGCTGCGCGAATACGACCCCGACTTCCCCAAATTCTTCAAGACCGTCGCGGAGTTCGACTGCGAAATGCCGCGCACGCCGGAAAACGAGTGGGATATGGCGCGCTTCGTCAAGACGACGGCCGAACAGGACGGCTGTCTGCCGTTCAACAAAAAAGCGCTGGCCGAACTGATCGAATGGGCTTCGCGTCTCGCCGACGATCAGAACAAACTCTCGACCCAGTTCAACAGGCTGAAAGAATACGTCGTCGAATCGTCCGCCTGGGCCCTGTCCGAAGGCGCCAAGTCGGTTGACCGCAAGCACGTGCTGCGGGCGATCCAGGAAAAACGCTACCGCTCCAGCCAGACGGAAGAAAAGATCCGCGCCGCCTTCGCCGAAGACATCATCCGCATCGACACGGACGGCGCTGTCGTCGGGCAGATCAACGGGCTGGCCGTCGTCAGCTTTGCCGAAGTTTCCTTCGGGCACCCTGCGCGCATCACGGCCAACACGTTCATGGGGCAGGAGGGCGTCATCAACATCGAACGCGAGATTTTAATGGCGGGGCCGATCCACAACAAAGGCCTGCTGACTCTGAGCAGCTATCTCGGGCGCGTTTACGCGCAGGACATGCCGCTGACGCTTTCCGCCCGGCTGTCGTTCGAGCAGAATTACGGCGGCATCGACGGCGACAGCGCTTCGTCCACCGAGCTGTACTGCCTGCTTTCCTCGCTGGCCGACGTGCCGATCGCGCAGAACATCGCCGTGACCGGCTCGGTCGATCAGTTCGGCAACATCCAGCCGATCGGCGGCGTCAACGAGAAGATCGAGGGCTTCTTCAGCTACTGCCTCGCGCGCGGCCTGACCGGCTCGCAGGGCGTGCTGATCCCATGGCAGAACGAGCGGCATTTGATGCTCAATCACGACGTGGTCGAAGCGATCCGCCGCAAGCAGTTCCATATCTGGTCCGTGAAGACGATCGACGAAGGCATCGAGCTCCTGACCGGCCGCCCGGCCGGAAAGCGCCGGGCCGACGGGACGTATCCGGAGGATTCGATCCACGGGCGGGCGATGGCGAAGCTGAAACGCTGGATCGAAAAGAGCGCCGCCCTGAGCAGAGGCCAGAAGGGGAACGCGCCTTCCGCCCTCTCCCGGGAGCGAAAACAATGA
- the mnmA gene encoding tRNA 2-thiouridine(34) synthase MnmA: protein MSEKILVGVSGGVDSALSALRLRDLGYDVTAAHLILKDGEDPTDRLRLERLARHVPVHELDCRARFCERVVRPFLDAYRKGLTPNPCVICNAALKFRALFELADRLGIDKVATGHYARVLKRGRRWAIARTDSPKDQTYMLCRLPHEWLSRLCFPLSEERSKTGVKNELASRLGAERLAQGDSQGICFLEGGSLERFLEDHLAAEERHIGRMVGHDGEDLGPHKGLIFYTEGQRRGLGLSRGPWFVARRDFASNRLLLSHGTEATVGTIYFENARWQQEVRAGQDCLVQYCYRARPVPGRLADCHDGGGTVELQEPAGSVSIGQALVLYDVAERVLLGGGFIKYME, encoded by the coding sequence ATGAGCGAAAAAATTCTTGTCGGTGTCAGCGGCGGCGTTGACAGCGCCTTGTCCGCCCTGCGGCTCAGAGACCTGGGCTACGACGTGACGGCGGCGCATTTGATTTTGAAAGACGGCGAGGATCCGACCGACCGCCTGCGTTTGGAGCGCCTGGCGCGGCATGTGCCGGTGCACGAATTGGACTGTCGGGCGCGGTTTTGCGAGCGAGTCGTCCGCCCTTTCCTCGACGCTTACAGAAAAGGCCTTACGCCCAATCCCTGCGTGATCTGCAACGCCGCCCTGAAATTCAGGGCGCTGTTCGAGCTGGCCGACCGGCTGGGCATCGACAAGGTCGCCACGGGGCACTACGCGCGCGTTTTAAAGCGCGGGCGCCGCTGGGCCATCGCCCGCACGGACTCGCCGAAAGATCAGACGTACATGCTGTGCCGGCTGCCGCATGAGTGGCTCTCGCGGCTCTGCTTCCCGCTTTCGGAAGAGCGAAGTAAAACTGGCGTGAAAAACGAACTCGCTTCCAGGCTGGGAGCCGAAAGGCTGGCGCAGGGCGACAGCCAGGGCATTTGTTTTCTCGAAGGCGGTTCGCTGGAACGTTTTCTCGAAGATCACCTCGCCGCGGAAGAGCGCCACATCGGACGCATGGTCGGCCATGACGGCGAAGATTTGGGACCGCATAAAGGCTTGATCTTTTATACCGAAGGGCAGCGCCGCGGGCTGGGACTGTCGCGCGGCCCGTGGTTCGTGGCGCGGCGGGATTTCGCGAGCAACCGTCTGCTGCTGTCCCATGGAACGGAAGCCACGGTCGGGACGATTTATTTTGAAAACGCTCGCTGGCAGCAGGAAGTCCGCGCCGGGCAGGACTGTCTCGTTCAGTACTGCTACCGCGCCCGGCCGGTTCCCGGCCGGCTGGCGGACTGTCATGACGGCGGCGGAACGGTCGAACTGCAGGAGCCTGCCGGGAGCGTTTCGATCGGACAGGCGCTTGTCCTTTACGACGTCGCGGAACGCGTTCTCCTCGGCGGCGGATTTATAAAATACATGGAATGA